Genomic segment of Burkholderia pyrrocinia:
GCGATTTTTGGCGGCCGCGCGTCGATGATCGAGCACGTGCAGCAGCTGTTTTCAGGCGACCGCGTCGTGAAGTCGCCGTTGATTCGTAACGACGGACTGATCCAGCGGGCCCGGGCGTTTCTCGACGGCAGCAACGCGACCGACCGCCTGTACCAGCGTGCGAAGGCGGCGATGCTGAAGGAGGCGCCGGACGAGTTCACGCTGCTGCGCGCCGTCGGGCCGCAAGCCGGCACCGTGTTCACGCGGGCGAGCGACCAGCCGCTCTCGCGCGGCGTGCCGGGCCTCTTCACGTTCGACGGCTACCGCAATCTGTTCGACAAGCGACTGCCAGAATTCGTCCAGATCGCGCGCGACGACGATGCGTGGGTGATGGGTCGCTCGTATCTGGGCGAGGCTCAAAAAAAAACGGCTGAGATCGTGAGCAATGCGACCGGGGTGGACGATGCACTGACGGATGCTGTCCGCCGCGAGTACCTGATGGAATACGCGCAGCAGTGGGACGCGTTTCTCAACGACATCCGGACGGTGAGCGGCACGAGCCTCGCATTCAACCTTCAGGTGCTGCGCAGCTTTGCGGCCCCCGACTCGCCGCTCGCGCGACTTGCCCGCGCGGCCGTGCATGAAACGACGCTCACGGCGCCGGTGACCGGGGCGGACGGTTCTTTTCTTCAGAAGGCGGCCGATCAGCTCAACCAGAAAGCCGACAAGGTACTTGGCATCCGCGCATCGGAACGCGTCGAACGCGATCTCGTCGACAACCATTTCGCAGCGCTGCGCGAGGTCGTGACGGGCAACGCCGACTCGCAGGCTGGTGCTCAGGCGGCGGCCGCGCAGGCCGGAAGGACGGGCCTCGACGGCGTGGCCAACCTCGTGAACGATTACTACACGGCACTCACGGTTTCCGACAACGCATTGTCGAACAACAGCATGCCGCCGGCGACCGACACGGGGGCGAAGCTCAAGATGACGGCCAACACGATGCCCGCGCCTTTCCGGGCAGTGCTGTTGCAACTCGCTGCAGACGGCTCCCGGGAAGTCAACCAGGGTATCGGCCAACTGCTGTCCCGGCAAATGCAAGCGGTCGTTGGCGACGCGTGTCGACTCTCCATCGAGGGTAACTATCCGTTCTCGCCCGACAGCAAGCGCGACGTCAGCATCGACGACTTCACCCGTGTGTTCGCGCAAGGGGGCGTGATCGATGATTTCTTCACGAAGACGCTGGCGCCGTTCGTCGACACGGCGGCGAAGCCGTGGCGCTACCGGACGCTGCCCGGCGCGACCGAGCCTGTCCAGGGGCCCGATCTGGAGCCGTTCGAGCATGCGAAGGCGATTCGCGACGTCTTCTTCAATGATCCTGTCCACAAGCAGCTCACGTGGAAAGCCGATATCCGTATTCCGGAACTGGATCCCACGATCACAAGCCTGTCGCTCGACATCGACGGCCAGAGCTCACTCTATCGGCATGGTCCGGTGGCACCTTTCACGGTGTCGTGGCCAGGGCCGCGTGGCGGCGCTCATACGGAGATCACGGCCAGTCCGCGCATTCGTCCGGATACGTCGACGATCGTGGCTGACGGACCGTGGGCGCTGATGCGGTTGCTCGGGAAGGGGCAGGTTGTCGAAACGGCCACGCCCGGCCGTACCCGCGTCGCGTTTGACTTCGATGGTCGCAAGGCGGTGCTTGACGTTGCGAGCACGGGAAGCGTGGCGAATCCGTTGACGAGCGATGTGCTGAAGACATTCCGCTGCCCGACCTCGATGCCGGTGTTCAACCTGTCCGATAGCGGACCGCCCCCTGGATTGCCGCGCGGCGCGATGCCGGCGATCCCGGCAGGCGTTTCCCAATGAACCGCGAGGAACCTGCACGGTGACGATTTCGACCGCCGATTCGAGGGATCAGGCCGGGTTGCCGGCGTCTCCGTCGTTTGCGGCGAGACTGAAAGCCGCGGAGCAAGCGGTCAATCCGTTGCTTGAATCCGCGCGGGTCTTGTTGCGCGCCCTGGCCAGTACACCCCGTTCACTGGACCCTGCAACTGTAGTGCATCGGCGGCAATGGCTGGAACGCGAGCTCAGGCTGTTCACGCGTGTCTGCAACGAACTGAAGCTTCGATCCGAGCACGTGGTCCGCGCGAGTTACTGCCTGTGCACTGCGCTCGATGAAGCAGCGATGAAGACGCGTTGGGGAAAGGGCGAGGTAGCAGGGGTTGACTGGCAGTCAAACAGTTTGGCGATTGCGTTGGGCCACGATCGGCAGGGCGGCGATCGGGTGTTCCGGTTGATCGACGATGCGATGGAGTGCCCACGCGAGCAACTCGACCTGATCGAGCTGTTTCAGAACCTCCTCGATCTCGGATTCCAGGGGCGCTACCGCTTTGCGAACGAAGGCGCGACGCGCTTGTTGAACATCCGCGAGCGTGTGCATGACGTCGTGATGACGAGTGGACTTGGTGTCGTTCGTGAGAGTGAACTTTTCCGACTACCCCGACACACGGTGGTTGATCCGTGGGCGCGTCCCGCGCCGGTGCGGCGATCGTCTTGGTGGATTGCTGCCGGGCT
This window contains:
- the icmH gene encoding type IVB secretion system protein IcmH/DotU, with protein sequence MTISTADSRDQAGLPASPSFAARLKAAEQAVNPLLESARVLLRALASTPRSLDPATVVHRRQWLERELRLFTRVCNELKLRSEHVVRASYCLCTALDEAAMKTRWGKGEVAGVDWQSNSLAIALGHDRQGGDRVFRLIDDAMECPREQLDLIELFQNLLDLGFQGRYRFANEGATRLLNIRERVHDVVMTSGLGVVRESELFRLPRHTVVDPWARPAPVRRSSWWIAAGLVVALSLAAAGYAAVGHWVGGTQPASATSSLDALTEQLGSSLRDELAAGNVDLSRDVAKNALTLRFNGMYGSGDVTVAPWWASMMASIGRAIASSAPTAHVRIAGYTDAIPAGTTRQGTNQALSEARARQVAQILVAAGVPNERVSVAGQSDADPLADNASKEGRARNRRVEVTVSN